The proteins below come from a single Chelmon rostratus isolate fCheRos1 chromosome 10, fCheRos1.pri, whole genome shotgun sequence genomic window:
- the LOC121612386 gene encoding serine/threonine-protein kinase WNK2-like isoform X6 has product MEPEANPNSEPHQELKYPSVPNSQCELAVNMYEAMGDGNVKLVDSVVRGGSDPSAYPSSSYHRNVHQRFIRRSLWFSDNDEQAFEAPECDNRSKILNINLRTIVDRTRGTSCGIQEGSSTESQGGQKDSATESASADEEKEKGGGALNLTCSDAGKASIKAASEENEEEAEMKAVSTSPGGRFLKFDIELGRGSFKTVYKGLDTETWVEVAWCELQDRKLSKVERQRFKEEAEMLKGLQHPNIVRFYDFWESPLKGKKCIVLVTELMTSGTLKTYLKRFKVMKPKVLRSWCRQILKGLHFLHTRTPPIIHRDLKCDNIFITGPTGSVKIGDLGLATLKAASFAKSVIGTPEFMAPEMYEEHYDEAVDVYAFGMCMLEMATSEYPYSECQNAAQIYRKVTSGVKPASYNKVMDPEIKEIIGECICQKKEERYTIKDLLNHAFFAEDTGVRVELAEEDDGKKASIALKLWVEDHKKLKGKYKESGAIEFTFDLEKEVPEVVAQEMVESGFFHESDAKIVGKSIRDRVALIKWRRERTVSAAAAVNQSEGGHRIQMIPSQGISAGPAHVGQPLLEPEEPEADQHNRLHNLPASATSVTSDGTLDSGMGSTVYSDSHSSQQSVLYQSLLEPITMATQQCQSNSPFLTDRPHSCEKGEVWGATLSPELRTRLGAAARRGSAPVIDTQRANHIAQLHALIQSQRSISPTLTVTENQSELSPSGLYSEAKDGFPSQRAPPLLQVSPVSSPSEYRRLSDTSIRPSSEATSENLTLPASSGRRHSDLSSLLSLTCHQNHHFAMHRNVCQACLSLLLVRSREGSNRGPSAVTPAHLCPCDFRHHPSSGGTMTTPAYGRLKGSSDCSDFSLLQQSLFNIISRKAAPCHTTPTQASPLHSSAAHRPACSDGDSSLKSHPLSGSLVGDQEPLRDCEDRFCAGEQQVTRAVGVAGSAGHQNQQSIQGLPTSSTPVHAPLQYIQPGHSYPAPPYAGPHSAATPAPSSLCSVSIQHPVNAASYTPPSVQQTQAAASISASAVPQHVAQSYQAPSHQQQQATAASSLTIPLKVQQTCQNCAAPTQQQAHSASGYAAPVQQQTAAAATTLPTQQAAQSYPLASVTPTMAATDQCHLAQVPSALQHVQAAVNLPSQQPGQSSSTPALYNQQEHQQPLLQNTQSNIKLTQHAGQAYIQPQLQHSQETLHSTHHQMAQQPTHHSQNAQSSGQQQIHTPTPQKHSQKTMQTAVRQQSHDISQSTVHQVHTPASQPHPTAAPVVQVAATHQSYPAAGLPDAASQSYPHPGLSVLQQQTAPTQQQYMPAQSTAAPQNYGGANQVVTPQSLPASSQHSQHITQQFQPYLCIGAFLNQNVPAGQNMSHLGQDGQGHGINLSQSASNVPAQALLPQPPPPTHPSQQIPQQAQVSHPELAPSAQLLQPAVFSSPVQNGSDLSTVTTAAQLDNKIPCQLPPQALSQSQVQSQIPVLQPSDSQRGSSGSASSCLTQQKQLRALTGAAGQGPTETNKEDQAAEKHTGGQSYDSVNSDATSGKEMSDGYEGTHGGKGEGKVRKHHRRSTRTRSRQEKISRPKLNMLNVCNTGDKMVECQLETHNHKMVTFKFDLDGDAPEEIATYMVENDFILPLEKEVFIEQLKDIVDKAEDMLSEDTEGERNSDQGGSPKQSEGAGTLGTEGLKASTPSSPQLVYQQNVLHTGKRWFIICPVAETPMLDKEKTTSHSSTAQEPEKSVPSSVRTNSNTTTATTPITSLSSQSPSSSSSLPPVAQTTVQPQDQNVDKARIQQPQPCVTKHAHATASASPHKSLPVEETCISAVSMVTDMPCCAIVPPVSLDVNAIDKGTAGGLASSQTNQPNQKSSPTGEVPPQLASHQSVVLQQPYATSMQPGTVTSQPQSPAHQTSQNSQSSSHQQPVSGGPGESDSEGPRRVEFVDRTIKTLDEKLRNLLYQEHPPSQPSSTASDPQASSTEGVSSPPVSDGQSAEGALTKKKGEPLPQIPERTDSVGALSDSAVAAANRVLNRRDVTTSSSSYSSKSRFQIIPTPPDVICRFEKSNTSCSTCSSPAPSSGSGGSHSQAQGKGSTEKGCVAVSRSSVTAAADNANAGTSKTNSSQRYSAPPNFYQATPTSSPDLTPHHIPRAQTMDTPTHHQSSHLYSDSADEDSSSVALPPAHPAPPAHALSEHSGSDLMKRAVAFLRRSGRSKSEQSSDSPSRQPVAMNGHAPSPSAGHVHSSYISSDNDSEFEDADMRKELQKLREKHMKEISELQAFQRNEIEHLYKELGKTLPPNVGLLHAAPPSGRRRRASKHKLKAGKLLNPMVQQLKNNLNTSTDRKGESAASSSGSPAKSSVLSDGSAHSSGSSSSSTQPSMAPEQVHTQQPCSLKGSFSSDNIYAGLHNDGMANQAGPGQGWTVYHQTSERVTYKSSSKPRTRFLSGPVSLSIWSSLNTTTAQTAASQTQPSLTTATPSPSPQPITRLAQVQTNNSNNKRGTFTDDLHKLVDDWTKETVAAASQPRPSLNQIKQQRRQQDLEGRAPPMGAATHEMKCRVGPSKFQLPLSCPLTAALGPGMPTTLAPNSSAMLPPGYLLPAGSYGRMVPGPLYPQQWPGTPSPVGSMGPVGLLGAARMMPYAAMANPGIKAYPLVMHDPENGPCPKTTRTT; this is encoded by the exons GATCGTAAGCTGTCAAAAGTGGAACGTCAGCGCTTtaaggaggaggcagagatgtTGAAGGGCCTTCAACATCCCAACATTGTCCGTTTCTATGACTTTTGGGAGTCACCCCTTAAAGGGAAGAAGTGCATTGTTTTAGTAACAGAGCTCATGACTTCAGGAACACTAAAAAC CTATCTTAAGCGCTTCAAAGTAATGAAGCCCAAAGTGCTGCGGAGCTGGTGCAGACAGATCCTGAAAGGCCTTCACTTTCTCCACACCAGGACCCCTCCGATCATACATAGGGACCTCAAATGTGATAACATCTTTATCACTGGGCCTACAGGCTCTGTCAAGATAGGGGATTTAGGGCTGGCAACACTCAAGGCAGCGTCCTTTGCTAAGAGCGTCATAG GCACCCCAGAGTTCATGGCTCCAGAGATGTATGAGGAACACTATGATGAGGCCGTGGATGTCTACGCCTTTGGCATGTGCATGCTAGAGATGGCCACCTCAGAGTACCCCTACTCCGAGTGTCAGAATGCTGCACAGATATACCGCAAAGTCACTAGT GGAGTGAAGCCGGCCAGCTACAACAAGGTCATGGATCCTGAAATCAAGGAGATTATTGGGGAGTGTATCTGCCAAAAGAAAGAGGAGCG GTACACCATCAAGGACCTGCTGAACCATGCTTTCTTTGCTGAGGACACAGGTGTAAGGGTGGAGCTagctgaggaggatgatgggaaaaaGGCCTCAATAGCCCTGAAACTGTGGGTGGAAGACCACAAGAAGTTAAAAGGGAAGTACAAGGAGAGTGGAGCCATCGAGTTCACATTTGATCTGGAAAAGGAGGTCCCTGAGGTTGTGGCACAAGAGATG GTGGAGTCTGGCTTCTTCCACGAGAGTGATGCTAAGATTGTGGGAAAGTCAATCAGGGACCGTGTGGCACTGATCAAATGGAGAAGGGAGAGAAcagtgtctgctgcagctgcagtgaatcAAAGTGAAGGGGGACACAGGATCCAGATGATTCCATCTCAGGGCATCTCTGCTGGGCCTGCACATGTAGGACAGCCATTGCTGGAACCAGAAGAGCCAGAGGCAGACCAACACAACAGGCTGCATAACCTACCAGCCAGTGCCACCTCAGTGACAT cAGACGGCACACTTGACAGTGGCATGGGTTCCACTGTGTACTCAGACTcccacagcagccagcagagtgTCCTCTACCAGTCCCTGCTGGAGCCTATTACTATGGCAACACAGCAG TGCCAGAGCAATAGCCCTTTTCTGACAGATCGACCTCACTCCTGTGAAAAGGGTGAAGTGTGGGGAGCAACGCTGAGCCCAGAGCTCAGAACTCGTTTGGGAGCTGCAGCCCGGAGAGGAAGTGCCCCTGTTATTGACACTCAGAGGGCAAACCACATTGCTCAACTCCATGCCCTCATTCAGTCTCAGAGATCAATCAGTCCCACCCTCACAGTAACAGAGAACCAGTCAGAACTCAGTCCGTCTGGGCTTTACTCAGAGGCTAAGGATGGCTTTCCCTCCCAGAGGGCTCCGCCACTGCTGCAGGTCTCCCCTGTCTCTTCACCTTCTGAGTACCGCCGCCTCAGTGACACCAGCATCAGGCCGTCATCAGAGGCCACCAGTGAGAACTTAACTCTGCCTGCGTCAAGTGGACGCAGACACTCTGACCTTAGTAGTCTTCTGAGTCTAACCTGTCATCAAAACCACCATTTTGCAATGCATAGAAATGTGTGCCAGGCCTGCCTCTCTTTGCTTCTTGTAAGGTCACGTGAAGGGAGCAACCGTGGTCCTTCTGCTGTCACGCCAGCACACCTCTGTCCATGTGACTTTAGACACCACCCGTCCTCTGGTGGAACAATGACCACCCCGGCTTATGGACGGTTGAAAGGTTCAAGTGATTGTTCCGATTTCTCACTGCTTCAGCAATCCCTGTTCAATATAATCAGCCGCAAAGCAGCCCCTTGTCACACCACACCCACACAAGCCTCCCCGCTACACTCCTCAGCTGCCCACAGGCCTGCTTGCAGTGATGGAGATAGCAGCCTCAAGAGTCATCCCCTGAGTGGCAGTTTGGTTGGGGACCAAGAACCCCTGCGGGACTGCGAAGATAGATTCTGTGCCGGAGAGCAGCAAGTTACCAGGGCTGTGGGAGTG GCCGGTTCTGCAGGCCACCAGAATCAACAGTCTATCCAGGGCCTGCCCACTTCCAGTACCCCAGTGCATGCACCACTGCAGTACATCCAACCTGGGCACAGCTACCCTGCTCCTCCATATGCTGGCCCACACAGTGCTGCAACACCAGCTCCATCCAGTCTGTGTTCAGTCAGCATCCAGCATCCAGTCAATGCTGCTAGCTACACACCTCCAAGTGTGCAGCAGACCCAAGCTGCAGCAAGTATTTCAGCATCAGCTGTGCCACAGCATGTTGCACAGAGCTACCAAGCACCAAgccaccaacagcagcaggcaaCAGCAGCAAGCTCTTTGACCATTCCTTTGAAAGTCCAACAGACTTGCCAAAACTGTGCGGCCCCAACTCAACAACAGGCTCACTCTGCATCAGGATATGCTGCTCCagttcagcaacagactgcagcagcagcaaccacCCTGCCAACACAGCAGGCAGCACAAAGCTACCCTCTTGCATCTGTAACCCCAACTATGGCAGCCACGGACCAGTGTCATCTTGCACAAGTTCCCAGCGCACTGCAACATGTTCAAGCTGCAGTCAATCTGCCAAGTCAGCAGCCTGGTCAGAGTTCCTCCACACCAGCACTTTATAATCAGCAAGAGCACCAACAGCCCTTGCTGCAAAATACTCAGTCGAATATAAAACTAACACAGCATGCTGGGCAGGCTTATATTCAGCCTCAACTCCAGCATAGCCAAGAAACTCTGCATAGTACACACCATCAAATGGCACAACAGCCTACACACCATTCTCAAAATGCTCAGTCCTCTGGtcaacaacaaatacacaccCCAACCCCACAGAAGCACAGTCAGAAAACCATGCAGACAGCAGTTCGACAACAGAGCCATGATATATCCCAGTCTACAGTCCACCAGGTTCACACCCCAGCTTCTCAACCTCATCCGACAGCAGCCCCAGTTGTGCAGGTTGCAGCTACACACCAGAGTTACCCTGCTGCAGGTCTACCTGATGCTGCCTCTCAGAGCTACCCACATCCTGGACTCAGTGTGCTACAGCAACAGACTGCTCCAACTCAGCAGCAGTACATGCCTGCACAGTCTACTGCAGCTCCACAGAACTATGGTGGAGCTAACCAGGTGGTGACTCCTCAGAGCCTTCCTGCCTCCTCCCAACATAGCCAGCATATCACACAACAA tttcaACCCTATCTTTGCATCGGTGCTTTCCTGAATCAG AATGTTCCTGCTGGTCAAAACATGTCACATCTTGGACAAGATGGACAGGGCCATGGGATAaatctcagccaatcagcttccaATGTGCCAGCCCAGGCACTTCTTCctcaaccaccaccaccaacacacCCATCCCAG CAGATTCCCCAGCAGGCTCAGGTCAGCCATCCTGAGCTTGCTCCCTCTGCTCAGCTCCTCCAACCTGCAGTCTTCTCCTCACCTGTGCAGAATGGGTCGGACCTGAGCACAGTCACCACTGCTGCCCAACTGGACAACAAGATCCCATGCCAGCTGCCCCCGCAGGCCCTGTCCCAGAGTCAGGTTCAGAGCCAgattcctgtgctgcagccctCCGATTCTCAGAGAGGATCATCTGGGTCTGCCAGTTCCTGTCTGACTCAGCAGAAGCAGCTCCGTGCTCTCACAGGAGCTGCAGGTCAGGGTCCGACAGAGACCAACAAGGAG gaccaagctgcagagaaacacactggAGGGCAGAGCTATGACAG TGTCAACTCTGATGCGACGTCAGGGAAGGAGATGAGTGACGGATATGAGGGTACACATGGAGGTAAAGGCGAAGGAAAGGTTCGCAAACACCACCGCAGGTCTACTCGCACTCGTTCTCGGCAAGAGAAGATTAGCAGGCCAAAGCTCAACATGCTCAAT GTATGCAACACTGGCGATAAGATGGTAGAGTGTCAGTTGGAAACTCATAACCATAAAATGGTCACTTTCAAGTTTGACCTGGATGGAGATGCACCAGAGGAGATTGCTACATATATG GTGGAGAATGATTTCATTCTGCCTTTAGAAAAAGAAGTGTTCATCGAGCAGTTGAAGGACATTGTGGACAAGGCTGAGGACATGCTGAGTGAGGACACTGAGGGTGAGAGGAACTCTGACCAGGGAGGCAGTCCCAAACAGAGTGAAGGAGCTGGCACACTGGGAACAGAG GGATTGAAGGCTTCCACACCCAGCAGCCCACAGCTGGTGTACCAGCAAAATG TTCTCCACACTGGAAAGCGCTGGTTTATCATCTGCCCTGTGGCTGAGACACCCATGTTAGACAAAGAGAAGACTACATCTCACAGCTCTACAGCCCAGG AACCTGAAAAGTCTGTCCCATCATCAGTCAGAACCAACAGCAACACAACTACAGCGACTACCCCAATCACATCTTTATCCTCCCAAAgtccgtcctcctcctcctctctgccccctgtAGCTCAGACCACAGTGCAACCTCAAGACCAAAACGTTGACAAAGCCCGCATCCAGCAGCCTCAGCCCTGTGTAACTAAACACGCCCATGCTACTGCTAGTGCCAGCCCTCACAAATCCCTTCCTGTGGAAGAGACTTGCATCTCTGCTGTCTCCATGGTAACGGACATGCCATGCTGTGCTATTGTGCCACCTGTCTCTCTGGATGTAAATGCTATTGATAAAGGTACAGCTGGTGGTTTGGCCTCCTCTCAAACAAATCAGCCTAACCAGAAGTCCAGCCCTACTGGAGAAGTACCCCCTCAGCTGGCCTCCCATCAGTCAGTGGTCCTGCAGCAACCGTATGCCACGTCCATGCAGCCTGGGACAGTCACCTCCCAGCCCCAGAGTCCAGCACATCAGACCTCCCAGAATTCCCAGTCGTCAAGCCACCAGCAGCCCGTGAGTGGGGGGCCAGGAGAGTCGGACAGTGAGGGCCCACGCAGGGTGGAGTTTGTTGACCGCACCATTAAGACTTTGGATGAGAAGCTGAGAAACCTTTTGTACCAGGAGCACCCCCCCTCCCAGCCTTCCAGCACTGCGTCTGACCCACAGGCCTCCAGCACAGAGGGAGTCAGCTCACCTCCAGTCTCAGATGGCCAGAGCGCCGAGGGAGCACTTACAAAGAAGAAAGGGGAGCCACTG cCTCAGATTCCTGAGCGTACAGATAGTGTGGGTGCACTAAGTGACTCTGCAGTGGCAG CAGCAAACAGGGTTTTGAACAGACGGGATGTGACCACCAGCTCCAGTTCATATAGCTCCAAAAGCCGTTTTCAA ATCATACCCACTCCACCGGATGTAATTTGTCGTTTTGAGAAAAGCAATACgagctgcagcacctgcagtTCCCcagcgccctctagtggttcTGGAGGGTCTCACAGCCAGGCTCAGGGCAAAGGGAGCACAGAGAAGGGTTGTGTGGCTGTGAGCAGGTCCTCTGTGACCGCTGCAGCTGATAATGCGAATGCAGGAACATCCAAAACCAACAGTAGCCAACGTTACTCTGCCCCACCAAACTTCTACCAGGCCACCCCCACTTCCAGCCCTGATCTCACCCCACACCATATCCCCCGGGCCCAGACCATGGACACTCCGACCCATCACCAATCCTCTCACCTCTACTCTGACTCAGCAGACGAGGACAGCAGCAGCGTAGCCCTCCCTCCGGCCCACCCCGCTCCCCCAGCTCATGCCCTGTCTGAGCACAGTGGAAGCGACCTCATGAAGAGGGCAGTGGCCTTCCTGCGCCGCTCTGGTCGGAGCAAAAGTGAGCAGAGTTCTGATTCACCGAGCCGACAGCCCGTGGCAATGAATGGTCACGCTCCCTCGCCTTCTGCAGGACATGTCCATTCGTCCTACATCAGCAGTGACAATGACTCTGAGTTTGAAGATGCAGATATGAGGAAAGAACTacagaaactgagagaaaa ACACATGAAGGAGATCTCTGAGCTGCAGGCGTTCCAGAGGAATGAGATTGAGCATCTGTACAAGGAGCTGGGCAAAACATTGCCCCCCAATGTCGGCCTGCTTCATGCTGCACCCCCAAGTGGCCGCAGGCGCAGGGCCAGCAAGCACAAGCTGAAGGCTGGAAAACTGCTCAATCCAATGGTGCAGCAGCTCAAAAACAATCTCAACAcctccacagacagaaaag GTGAAAGTGCTGCCAGTTCATCGGGCTCCCCGGCGAAAAGttcagttctgtcagatggcTCTGCCCACTCCAGtggcagctccagctccagcactCAGCCCAGCATGGCCCCAGAGCAGGTCCACACCCAGCAACCCTGTTCCTTGAAGGGCTCTTTCTCCTCAGACAACATCTACGCTGGGCTACACAATGATGGAATGGCCAATCAAGCTGGCCCTGGCCAAG GCTGGACGGTTTACCACCAAACGTCAGAGAGAGTCACCTATAAATCTAGTAGCAAACCACGCACTAGATTCCTCAGTGGAcctgtgtctctgtccatct GGTCTTCTCTCAACACCACCACCGCTCAGACAGCCGCCAGTCAAACCCAGCCGTCACTCACCACAGCCACACCCTCACCATCGCCTCAGCCAATCACGCGGCTCGCGCAGGTCCAgaccaacaacagcaacaataagaGAGGCACGTTCACGGATGATCTTCACAAGCTGGTGGATGACTGGACGAAGGAGACTGTCgcagcagccagtcagccaCGTCCTTCCCTGAATCagatcaaacagcagagacGCCAGCAGGACCTGGAAGGCAGAGCGCCACCTATGGGAGCAGCTACACATGAG ATGAAATGCCGTGTTGGTCCCAGCAAGTTCCAGCTGCCTCTTTCCTGCCCCCTTACTGCTGCTTTAGGCCCTGGTATGCCCACAACCTTAGCTCCCAACTCCTCAGCAATGCTCCCTCCTGGGTACCTTTTGCCAGCAGGCTCCTATGGCAGGATGGTTCCTGGTCCTCTATACCCCCAGCAGTGGCCTGGCACGCCTAGCCCCGTAGGATCCATGGGTCCTGTAGGCCTGCTTGGTGCTGCAAGAATGATGCCCTATGCCGCAATGGCAAACCCAGGGATCAAAGCCTACCCTCTGGTCATGCACGACCCCGAGAATGGCCCCTGTCCGAAAACCACGAGGACTACCTAA